One window from the genome of Ananas comosus cultivar F153 linkage group 13, ASM154086v1, whole genome shotgun sequence encodes:
- the LOC109719595 gene encoding probable protein phosphatase 2C 73 isoform X1, with product MGGCCSKNEVGEGLPCKKEEDGEDDDGDEGELFEGDGDGNGGGARVGLRGTCEYASMFTQQGWKGVNQDAMTIWEVIKGKKKEFFFLKKGIGGDKSQIFCGVFDGHGPFGHHVASLVRDTLPSKLYALLSSTHSIDQVHECDHLNESSWNSIFVRAFEDMDTDLKSHPFIDCICSGTTAVSIFKQREHLIIANLGDSRAVLCTRDDRNLPIPVQLTTDLKPNLPSEAERIKSCRGRVFALEEEPDVYRIWLPDEDSPGLAMARAFGDFCLKDFGLISTPQITYRKLSERDEFVVLATDGVWDVLSNKEVVKIVSSVPKQSDAARHLVQCAVRAWRRKHPTSKIDDCAAICLFLKLIPSSSRAKSFETPRSSTKSCELSFSESFRTARSEETIGLEAAEEEIYEECREHWNALEGVTRANSVLRLPRLASVLSWRKRSTNAGENED from the exons atgggAGGGTGTTGTAGCAAAAATGAGGTTGGTGAGGGGCTTCCTTgcaaaaaggaagaagatggagaagatgatgatggtgatgaggGGGAGCTCTTTGAGGGAGATGGCGACGGGAATGGCGGTGGCGCACGTGTGGGGTTGAGGGGCACGTGTGAGTATGCGTCCATGTTCACACAACAAGGGTGGAAGGGGGTGAACCAAGATGCAATGACAATATGGGAGGtaattaagggaaaaaaaaaagaatttttttttttaaaaaag GGCATTGGTGGAGACAAAAGCCAAATCTTTTGTGGTGTGTTTGATGGGCATGGCCCCTTTGGCCACCATGTTGCATCCCTGGTTAGAGATACTCTACCATCAAAATTATATGCACTACTGAGCTCTACACATTCAATAGATCAAGTTCATGAGTGTGATCATCTCAATGAAAGTTCATGGAATTCGATCTTTGTTCGAGCTTTCGAGGATATGGATACGGATTTGAAGAGCCACCCGTTCATCGATTGCATATGTAGCGGCACGACCGCAGTGTCGATCTTCAAACAG AGGGAACACTTGATAATTGCAAATCTAGGGGATTCGCGTGCCGTTCTTTGCACGAGAGACGACCGAAACCTGCCGATTCCGGTCCAACTCACCACTGATCTCAAACCAAACCTTCCAA GTGAAGCCGAAAGGATTAAGAGTTGCAGGGGAAGAGTGTTCGCTCTCGAGGAAGAACCCGATGTTTACAGAATATGGTTGCCCGACGAAGACTCTCCGGGGCTGGCCATGGCGAGAGCTTTCGGAGACTTCTGCTTGAAGGACTTCGGGCTCATCTCTACTCCGCAAATCACTTACAGGAAGTTATCGGAAAGGGATGAGTTTGTGGTTCTTGCAACTGATGGT GTTTGGGATGTTCTGTCGAACAAGGAGGTCGTAAAGATCGTGTCGTCGGTCCCTAAACAATCTGATGCGGCAAGGCACTTGGTCCAGTGTGCGGTCCGTGCGTGGCGGCGCAAGCACCCTACGTCCAAGATTGATGATTGTGCCGCCATTTGCCTCTTCTTAAAGCTCATCCCCTCGTCAAGCAGAGCGAAGAGCTTCGAGACCCCCCGAAGCAGCACAAAGTCCTGCGAGCTATCCTTTTCCGAGAGTTTTAGGACGGCCAGAAGCGAGGAGACCATCGGCCTggaggcagcggaggaggagatATATGAAGAGTGTAGGGAACACTGGAATGCTCTCGAAGGCGTGACGAGGGCGAACTCGGTGCTGAGGCTCCCGCGGCTGGCGAGTGTGTTGAGCTGGCGCAAGAGATCGACAAATGCGGGGGAGAATGAAGATTGA
- the LOC109719595 gene encoding probable protein phosphatase 2C 73 isoform X2 has protein sequence MGGCCSKNEVGEGLPCKKEEDGEDDDGDEGELFEGDGDGNGGGARVGLRGTCEYASMFTQQGWKGVNQDAMTIWEGIGGDKSQIFCGVFDGHGPFGHHVASLVRDTLPSKLYALLSSTHSIDQVHECDHLNESSWNSIFVRAFEDMDTDLKSHPFIDCICSGTTAVSIFKQREHLIIANLGDSRAVLCTRDDRNLPIPVQLTTDLKPNLPSEAERIKSCRGRVFALEEEPDVYRIWLPDEDSPGLAMARAFGDFCLKDFGLISTPQITYRKLSERDEFVVLATDGVWDVLSNKEVVKIVSSVPKQSDAARHLVQCAVRAWRRKHPTSKIDDCAAICLFLKLIPSSSRAKSFETPRSSTKSCELSFSESFRTARSEETIGLEAAEEEIYEECREHWNALEGVTRANSVLRLPRLASVLSWRKRSTNAGENED, from the exons atgggAGGGTGTTGTAGCAAAAATGAGGTTGGTGAGGGGCTTCCTTgcaaaaaggaagaagatggagaagatgatgatggtgatgaggGGGAGCTCTTTGAGGGAGATGGCGACGGGAATGGCGGTGGCGCACGTGTGGGGTTGAGGGGCACGTGTGAGTATGCGTCCATGTTCACACAACAAGGGTGGAAGGGGGTGAACCAAGATGCAATGACAATATGGGAG GGCATTGGTGGAGACAAAAGCCAAATCTTTTGTGGTGTGTTTGATGGGCATGGCCCCTTTGGCCACCATGTTGCATCCCTGGTTAGAGATACTCTACCATCAAAATTATATGCACTACTGAGCTCTACACATTCAATAGATCAAGTTCATGAGTGTGATCATCTCAATGAAAGTTCATGGAATTCGATCTTTGTTCGAGCTTTCGAGGATATGGATACGGATTTGAAGAGCCACCCGTTCATCGATTGCATATGTAGCGGCACGACCGCAGTGTCGATCTTCAAACAG AGGGAACACTTGATAATTGCAAATCTAGGGGATTCGCGTGCCGTTCTTTGCACGAGAGACGACCGAAACCTGCCGATTCCGGTCCAACTCACCACTGATCTCAAACCAAACCTTCCAA GTGAAGCCGAAAGGATTAAGAGTTGCAGGGGAAGAGTGTTCGCTCTCGAGGAAGAACCCGATGTTTACAGAATATGGTTGCCCGACGAAGACTCTCCGGGGCTGGCCATGGCGAGAGCTTTCGGAGACTTCTGCTTGAAGGACTTCGGGCTCATCTCTACTCCGCAAATCACTTACAGGAAGTTATCGGAAAGGGATGAGTTTGTGGTTCTTGCAACTGATGGT GTTTGGGATGTTCTGTCGAACAAGGAGGTCGTAAAGATCGTGTCGTCGGTCCCTAAACAATCTGATGCGGCAAGGCACTTGGTCCAGTGTGCGGTCCGTGCGTGGCGGCGCAAGCACCCTACGTCCAAGATTGATGATTGTGCCGCCATTTGCCTCTTCTTAAAGCTCATCCCCTCGTCAAGCAGAGCGAAGAGCTTCGAGACCCCCCGAAGCAGCACAAAGTCCTGCGAGCTATCCTTTTCCGAGAGTTTTAGGACGGCCAGAAGCGAGGAGACCATCGGCCTggaggcagcggaggaggagatATATGAAGAGTGTAGGGAACACTGGAATGCTCTCGAAGGCGTGACGAGGGCGAACTCGGTGCTGAGGCTCCCGCGGCTGGCGAGTGTGTTGAGCTGGCGCAAGAGATCGACAAATGCGGGGGAGAATGAAGATTGA
- the LOC109719592 gene encoding WRKY transcription factor WRKY24-like, whose translation MASPTGSLETSANSRSMAFSFPTPSFSELLSGVGGGNGGDGGVEKSGVGVPKFKSMTPTLPISPPPISPSSYFAIPSGLSPADLLDSPALLTSSIFPSPTTGALFPTQSFNWRGSKDEQQSMYSDFSFQNLTKRGNMPTSYPFHSSSSAAISSEQPWNYQEPNTNTNTNTINIKSETTHPFAPNPSTLRENTNNSIGGYNSNNHARVQPIQSIREQRRSDDGYNWRKYGQKQVKGSENPRSYFKCTYPNCPTKKKVERSLDGQITEIVYKGTHNHPKPQSTRRTSSACAVQQAHVAVANEASEHSFGGAATPENSSASFGNEEVEMSSQDAGDDEFDEDEPHAKRKREGDSEGISMSGNRTVREPRVVVQTMSDIDILDDGYRWRKYGQKVVKGNPNPRSYYKCTTPDCPVRKHVERASHDLRAVITTYEGKHNHDIPAARGSSGSHAINRPQTDNNTAVAIRPSASTGILNHPNQMMAPTNSLLNESYFYQGSYDFSGFGNKMNSYTYQQTQQQQQQQQQQQRESRDESFLDALLS comes from the exons ATGGCTTCTCCCACGGGGAGCTTAGAGACATCGGCGAATTCCCGGTCGATGGCCTTCTCTTTCCCCACCCCTTCGTTCTCCGAGCTCCTCTCGGGTGTTGGGGGCGGCAACGGCGGCGACGGAGGGGTAGAGAAGAGCGGAGTCGGTgttcccaagttcaaatccatGACTCCTACCCTCCCCATCTCCCCTCCTCCCATCTCTCCTTCCTCCTACTTCGCCATCCCTTCCGGTCTAAGCCCCGCCGATCTACTCGACTCGCCCGCTTTACTCACCTCTAGC atatTTCCATCACCAACTACTGGGGCACTATTTCCTACTCAATCCTTCAATTGGAGAGGCAGCAAAGATGAGCAGCAAAGCATGTACTCGGATTTCTCTTTTCAAAACTTAACTAAAAGAGGAAACATGCCAACATCATATCCTTTCCATTCATCTTCTTCTGCCGCGATCTCATCG gAGCAACCATGGAACTACCAAGAAcccaacaccaacaccaacaccaacaccatCAACATAAAATCCGAAACAACACATCCTTTTGCACCAAATCCCTCAACACTCCGAGAGAACACCAATAACTCCATTGGTGGATACAACAGTAACAACCATGCAAGGGTGCAACCAATTCAAAGTATAAGAGAGCAGAGGAGATCAGATGATGGATACAACTGGCGAAAGTACGGGCAAAAGCAAGTGAAGGGGAGCGAGAACCCGCGAAGCTACTTCAAGTGCACGTACCCGAACTGCCcgacgaagaagaaggtggagagaTCGCTCGATGGGCAGATCACGGAGATCGTTTACAAGGGGACGCACAACCACCCGAAGCCTCAGTCCACGAGGAGGACCTCCTCCGCTTGCGCAGTGCAACAAGCTCATGTCGCGGTGGCGAACGAGGCATCGGAGCACTCGTTCGGGGGGGCGGCGACGCCCGAGAACTCGTCGGCGTCGTTCGGGAACGAGGAGGTGGAGATGAGCTCCCAGGATGCCGGGGATGATGAGTTTGATGAGGATGAGCCTCATGCAAAGAG gaAGAGAGAAGGTGATAGTGAGGGGATTTCAATGTCAGGAAATAGAACAGTGAGGGAGCCAAGAGTTGTGGTGCAAACCATGAGTGATATTGATATCCTTGATGATGGGTATAGATGGAGAAAATATGGTCAAAAGGTGGTTAAGGGGAATCCCAATCCCAG GAGCTACTACAAGTGCACCACCCCCGATTGCCCGGTCCGAAAGCACGTTGAGAGGGCGTCCCACGACCTCCGGGCGGTGATCACGACGTACGAGGGCAAGCACAACCACGACATCCCCGCAGCTCGCGGGAGCAGCGGTTCGCACGCGATCAATCGGCCTCAGACCGACAATAACACCGCGGTCGCCATTAGGCCATCCGCGTCGACGGGGATCCTCAATCACCCTAACCAAATGATGGCTCCTACTAACTCTCTCCTCAATGAATCTTATTTCTACCAAGGGAGCTATGACTTCTCAGGGTTTGGTAACAAGATGAATTCCTATACTTATCAGCAaacgcagcagcagcagcagcagcagcagcaacaacaaagAGAGTCCAGGGACGAATCGTTCCTCGACGCGCTACTAAGTTGA